From Triticum aestivum cultivar Chinese Spring chromosome 7B, IWGSC CS RefSeq v2.1, whole genome shotgun sequence:
GAGGAGAACAGGATTTGGTTCTCAGCATGGTGTGTTTGGATTATGCCCCAAAGATAATTTGTAAGCATTGTATTTAAATGTTGTTGAAGTGTGTGCATTGGAATTCTCAAGTTTCGAATTAATTTTTGTGCGAATATAAGTTGAAATGGATTTTGTATTCAAAAGATTGGAAGAAATAACAAAATATTATTTTGGGGATTAAGTATTAGGGAAAGGGTTAGGTGCCAAAAAGTTAATTTTGAGCCCACAAGAATTTTTTGGAACATGGTTCGACGCGCACCCgttatgaatagtaaattcaaaaaaaatactagaaaaaataaaaaaatctgaagTTTATTTGTAAAATATATGGTCGAGCATTCTACTCGCTATTAAGTTTCACAAAGAGATGACACCCATGGCATTGGCGAAAATGACAAAATCAGATTGTATTTTCTTTATGGAATACCCCGATGTCATTCCTTCATGAAACTTCATACGCGAGTAGAATGGTTGACCGAATTTGACACCCCAAAATTTCAgttattttgatttttttcctaCTAGTATTTTTTGAAATCTTTTATTCATGTGTATACGTGTGGAACCATGTTTATCTGTGTATTTCCGCAAATTTTAAGAGATTAAAGTTGGTGTAGAAATTTTGAGGTTATGTTTTAGGGGAAGAGCCAAGTTGCTCTTATCTAGTTTCCTTTTACCCTACGAAAAAACTAGAGAGAGAGCGCGCGCGTTAAAGAAGCTGGCATTTTGTAGTTTTGCTTTGCTAGTGGCCGGCCAGTAGTACATGGTGTGATACTCGTATCACGTGCGAAAAGGCCAAAAGTACGGTACAATGTACACGTAAAAAATACACTTTTGACGTGGAATCTTGGCATGCAGCGCTTGTCCCGTCGGAGGCTACAAGATTGACAAACACAAAAGTAGCCAACTTTACCTTTTTCTCCCAGCGAAGTCATGACGAAATCACAACGCACCGCGTATATCATGATGAATAGATGATGGATTCATATGCATGGATCCTTCCAAAACTCGACCAGGTTTGCTCACCGTCACCGTGAGCCCGTGAGTGGCCAGGCGAGTGGCTTGGCTGTCCCACCGGAGCAAAGCCAAAAGCCCTCCACGCCGCCACGTACGGCACGGGTGTCCTGTCCCGCACTCCGGCTCTTCCGCCTCGTTGCCACCCACTGGACTGGACTGGACTGCGGAAGGGGCCTCCGCGGCGGGGCACCCCTCGCGCACGCTCGCTATCTGCCCAAAAGGAAAGGAGCACAGCAGACTCCCGCCCGACCTGCTCTGCTCTAGATCTGCAGCAGTCGTCGAATCCTATCCCACCCCACCTGCATCCCATCCCTAACGTTAACTTTCCAACCTGTTTTgcgctctgctgctgctgctgcttggtggCTGCCTGGCTGGGTGCCATGGGGTGCGGCCACTCCAAGCCGCCCCGTCGGGATCAGGACGCGCCGGTCGCGCTCTGCCGGGACCGCTCCGCGCTGCTGGCCCAAGCCATTCGCCACCGCTACGCCCTCGCCGACGCCCACCGCGCCTACGCCGCCTCGCTGCGCGCCGCCGGCGCCGCGCTGCACGACTTCCTCCTActgcagccgcagccgccgccgcccgagccagccGCGCTGCCGCTGCGCCTCCCCGAGCGCCGGAAGGGGGACCCGCTCCCCGCCGCCGACGCGCCCAACAACAAGGCCGATGACGACGCCGGCCACATATGCTTCCACTCGGACGACGAAGACGGCCCCGACGGTGCACACATCAGCTTCCCGTCCGACGACGAGGCCGACACGGATGTCCCCCGCCTCGAGCCCCTCCCGCCCGcggcacccgcgccgccgccgcaggtgGCCCCGCCTTACTATTCTCGATACGCTCCGCCGCTCTACAGCCACGTCCCAGGCCACGCGTATGGGTACGGGGCCGACATTGACGGCTATGGACATAATTTCTTCAACATCAGCTATGCCCGCAGCCAGCCGCCGCCGTCTTCTGTGTCATACGAGCACCGCACCCAAGCCACCAACGCCACCGTCCATTACTACCCGGGCAATGGTGCCTCCGGCCCACCGCTGCCCGGATCTTACTACGGCGGCTATCAGTACCGGTACCCCAACGACAGCGGCTTCCATGAGACGGCAGCCTCCTCCGTCGATGGGACTGTGCCGTCGCCACCGCAGGTGTCGAGCTGGGACTTCTTTAACCCGTTTCAGTCAGTTGAAACTTACTACCAAGAGGAGCCGGCTGCTGTGGCGGCCCATACCCCCAGGCGGACCACGCAGGAGGGGAGCGAATGCGAAATCCTGGAATTGGAGAATGCGAAAGTGGAAGAAGAGGTCGTCAAGGAGGAAGTACGCAACAATGGCAACCACGACAGTGAAGCCGACAGAGCTGGGCTCGCCAAGGACAAAGGGAGGAGCGGTGCCGGCGAGGAGCCGCGCAGGGAGTCCAAGTCGTCAGAGGCAAGCAGCATGGTTCATGATGTCCATGTAGTGGAGAAGAGTGTGGTGGAAGAACATTCAGATGCCGCTGCTGCGGTTCCCGGGAAGTCCTACAACGATGATATTGAGGTGGCACGGGAGATCAGGTCGCAGTTCGAGCATGCAGCAAACTCTGCAGCCAATGTATCCAAGGTGCTCGAGGTTGGGAAGATGCCTTACCACCACAAGAGCTCAGGACTGAAAGGTTTATCTATGATTATGAAGCATTCTCCAGAGTTTCAATCGTGTGATGGCCATCCGATGAAAATAGGAATTTTTGCTAACTCAATTGCTTCTCTCTGTAGTATCCTCATCGATGATAATCTGTGTCCGGCCTTCAGTCGGCGAGGAGTTCCTGCAGTTTGTGGAGGACAAAGCTACAGAACATGGCAACCTTTCTTCGACATTGCAGAAGCTCTACATGTGGGAGGAGAAGCTTCTTGAAGAACTCAAGGTTCTCAGCATGCTTTACTACCTCTTTTTTTTTAGTTTTTAGCTGAATGATATTATTCGTGTGCAATTTTGTCTTTATGTGTGTGATGTTGAACATTCATTAGCTTTGCTACTTGCTTAATATGATCCAAGATGACTCGGTTGTAAGATTCTTGAGTAATGACATAGTACTATGTTCAACAAACTTGAATGTCAGCTACTAGCTGTCGAGTATGCTCGCAAATATTGCCGGTAGTCGGTTATAGACAATTGGGAGTTTTACGCTATGAATAACTCCATTTTAGCTTTATATAAAGTTTCCTAGTAGTTGTAGGCTGCTCATTTTTATGTTTCAACGATTTACGCAACCCTTTCTTTTGTACTCCTTCTGAAGCTAGTGAAGAGTACCATTCAGATAACTGCCTTCTGAAGGAATCATCGTTTTTATTGTTTTATTTATGCTAGAGGGGTTTATATTTCAAATGCTTTGGCTTCACTGTTCCTTTGCTTTCCTTGTAATGTAGTACAAGTATTTTACTTAATTGGATTTATTTATTCATAGTTAAAACTTAAAAGTACTCGATTTCTCTCTATCTTTTTTGTCTTGTGTTGGTTATACTcatgtttgggactaaaggctttgttgtgtTGTGTTGTTGTTGGTTATACTCATGTACTTTTGTTTATCATATAGACCGAGGAGAAGATGAGGGTGCTGTATGATAAAAAATGTGAGGAACTAAAAGTTCTTTATGAGAGAGGTGCTGAGGCTCATAAACTTGAGGACAGTGAAACTTATATCAGGAAGCTATCGACAAAAATAAGTGTTGCCATTCAGGTTGTCAACACTATCTCAAAGAAGATCAATAAGCTGAGAGATGAAGAATTATGGCCGCAAACAAATGAGCTGATTCAAGGGTATGTAGTATGCATCCCTTTTcgaaaataataataattttcagATGAATGCTCACaatgcatacattatttttaaatgAATTGAGTGGATCGATAGTAGCGTTGGGTCGGCAGGCAACCGAGATGTTAGATCATTCTCTAGTACACAGTCAGCACACATTTATTGGTATACAAAGCATTTTTCATTCCGGGCATCCACGAACAATCATAAATGGGAAGTAATTAAATTAATCACACGATAATCTTTCTCGTTCTGTGGCTTCAAACATGTCACTAGCAATAGCCGGATTATTTCCTCTGATGAAGCGCCAAAGTTTGTTAGTAAAATTTTGGGTATCCTGGTAAGTTGTCAGATCCAATGAAATGATTTCAAGACCCGGCTAGTGTTTGACCCGGAAGATGTATTGGGCTTCAAGTTGTTTTAAGTATTAAGTACTTTTAAGACACAGAAGGTGCTGTCATGCATCTCTATGTTGGCACCTTATGTTACTTCGTTGTTTGCATGTTAACTCTGATGCATTTTCAGGTTGATGCAAATGTGGCATGCCATGTCAGAATGCCATAAAATCCAGTGCCATGCCTTGGCCCAAGCTAAAAGCATCGACTCCACCGTCGCAGCTACAAGATTCAGTGAAGCTCATATCGACTTAATCAAGAATCTGGAGCTCGAGTTGCTGGATTTGGTTGCCAGTTTTGCTGCATGGGTTAACGCACAAACGAGCTACATTGGCACTATAAACGACTGGCTGAGGAAGGGGATTGACTATGTGCCTGAATTGACCAATGACGGCACTCCCCCGTTCTCCCCAGGGCGCCTGGGAGCACCCCCCATTTTCATCATCTGTAATAACTGGGCGACCGGAATCGCGAGGATACCGGAGACGGGGGTGGTAGACACCATGCAGGCTCTTGCCTCCCAGATTCTGCACCTGTGGGAGAAGCACAGGCTAGAGTGGAGGCAGGGCATGATGGCCAACAGAGAAATGGACAGGGAGCTTAGAGTGATGGAGAGGGATCAAGTGTCCATGCGCAAGGCCCTCGAAGCACAGAATAAGAAGCTCGTGCTTGTTTCGAATCAGGGCGGCGTGTCCTTATCTGCGCAGGCTGTACGAGATGGTGATCCACCCTCTGAAGCGGGTTTGCAATCATGCATGAACAAGTTTTTCCAAGCGATGGAGAGCTTCGCCGCCGCCTGCGCAAATGCGTACAAGGATCTCCATCTTCGTTGTGAAGAGAGAACTCGACCTGCCCAGGAGACCGACAGAGTTTCCTAGTGGCATTTTCAGACATTGCTTGTACAGTGAGAAGCAACCGACCCTGTGGTTTGGATGAGCAGCAAAGGTGCACATAGCAGCAGTATCACAGATTCAAATTGCACTGCTTTTCTCCCTCTGTTGGGTTTTGGGATCGTCACTGGATTTTAGGCAGCCGATGTGAAAGCTTGTCCTAAGATGACCTCTGATGATCACATTGCCACTGCTCTTACCAAACCAATCTCTCTAGGTTTGATGATCTTCTGCTCCTCCTCTTCATCAATCGTCAGTTCTTTAGACAAGTGAATGACCACCGACGTTATCGCCGGAAAGAAGAAAGCATCAGAGACAAGGAGAGACACAAGGCGCTGATCGGTATCGGAATAAAGATCTTTTGTCATTCATGAAAACCCTACAATTGTCAGTGTAGGAAGTATGAACTCGGTGTTCTCTAGCCAATGCATGATCCTGATCCATGTTTGATTGTTCATTGTAGAGCTCTGCTACAGCTTTGTGCCCAAGTTATCCGGGGATTGACCTTTTTAGCGTAGACAAAGGTCCTGGCACCGCTCGCAGACTCTGATTTTTCACCCATTGTCGAAATTCACATTTTATTTATTCCTATATATACATATGATTCAGTTGTAATCATGACTTTTGTACAGCTATGGTATAACTTGAGCCTTTCTGTAACatcttttctactccctccgttcctaaataattgtctttctagagatttcaacaagtgactacatacggagcaaaatgagtgaatctatactctaaaacatgtctacatacatccgtatgttgtagtccatttgagatggctagaaagacaattatttgggaACGAAGAAAGTAATTTACATCTTGTCACCGCGTTACTGTTAATATATGCctcttttttagaaaaggaggatgagccccggcctctgcatctggttgATGCATGCGGacactttattaattattttcacaagaccttataaagtcatacgacagtaagactgaagccaccgtctaagcaacaactgtcgctacacctatccaattgatgaaggggcgttgatagtctaagcaacaactgtcgctacacctatccaattgatgaaggggcgctgatagtctgagcctaataccaaacagacatcgcagacaaacctaaacatctaagacctgaggtcccaaccaggacgcctgcctggtatggggcacctaccagtccggcgcactcctcaaccaggacgcctgccgggtatggggccgccgcagccacctgtcatgagtccatcttcagagttgtactgttgcatctatCGTGCCAGGTCTCtcagccatcgacgccaccacgacgccggacagcgtcgtcctcctgcgtgagtccatcctcccacatcgaactccgaatctgcactgcgccacgccgtccaGATCCGTCGCCATTAATGtatggatgaagcaccgctccaccaaagaagccgttcgctggtcccgcgaagccgagtgcacctccaagaatgccgcccccaagggggttacgacacatgattgccgccaacatccgatcagctgatctagggttttccccggaggtattgagtggagttgggagcttcacctcgatgatgccttcatgaaggaaacgatgataagggcatcgtcatcaccggctccggccacCGACTGAAGATctggttttcacccggatccgtcccaagaaatccacccaacaacatgtgcaccgtctcgaccgccttcaaagccccagatccagccgcctagatccggcgaccaaccgcagCAACAGTTCCACCGTGGGATCCCTAGCACACCGGCCACTTcctgagtgtgccaccactggagcctaggaggagggctcccaccccgccTCGCCAACCCGCGAGAGCCGCCGAGAAGGATCCCGCGGGCTCGTCACCGTCTCTGATCCGAACCAATCCATAGCAGATCGTCATCACAGatccgccttggacagggactgcaccacgccatgccgcTGCGGGAAGCCCGAGCTTCACCGGCCTCCACCCtacagggccgccgccccgggatccagacAGAACTTTGCCGCTGCCACCGGCCAAGTTCCTCCGCTGCCGACTGGCCAAGCCGCCGGTCACTTCATGACCATGCGAGCACAGCCAGCCGGCCGACCAACTATGACGAAGAAGAaggccaccaccaccaagcctaggGGCGGCGCCCCAGACATCCTCGTGTTGCAGATCAAGTCCAGGAGCAGTGCCCCGCCGACGGCGATTGAGATCGGTAGCACAACGAATTAGCCTGACATGAGTCAAGGCCAGATCCACCTTTGATGGTGCCGTGCCCCCCCGCCCCCCGCACCACCTCCATGTCGTCGCCGATCTGCGCCACCGCTGTCGGTCTGGCCGGAGAGGAGCGCCGCCTCCCAACCAGATCGAGATCTGAGgagaaaccgccaccgccgccacgccaCAAGGGCTTTGCCCTGTGACACCCCGGGCGACGGCAGCGGAGGGGAGCGGAGGAGGGGAGGGGCGAGGTTGTAGGAAGAGGGCGGGGGCTCCCCGATGCGGGGCGGCGCCGCCGCACGGGGGAGGGACGGGAGGGACCTTAATATATGGCTAAGAAACTAAAAGCACAAATTAGGAAAATGCAGCAAAGCATTTCCTTTCCTCCCCCATCGACGGCTATGGCAAACAAATCCCCTCCAAGGTTTGCTGGCGAGCCTGACGATTCACTTACCCTTTGCCTACCGCTCTGACATCTGGTGGCGGGGAGGAGAATCATGGTACCTCTGCTTGTAGCCTACTAGTTTAGGTTAGGTTTTTATAATCCACACCTGGTGCTtcttctttgagtttgtcttccGAGTTTCGAACCTCCTTGAATTTGTCCGTCCGGACATAGTCGACGAAGCAACCGCGTAGATTCTTGCTATCTCCTAGGGGCTGCTTGGTTTTAGCCAAAGGCAACCCTGCCAAACATGGACACGGTCGCCCCAGCTTCGCCAGCAAATTCGCGTGAATGTGAACTGTATTGGTAGCGGTGGGCTGGGCGGACCAATTTTTTGGCGACCATCCAAACACCATCCAAGGCCTGGTCAACGACCAATTTATTGGTGGGGCAGTTGAGGGCATCAAACCAAACAGCCCCCTAGAGACGGTGAGGTTAGGATTTTCCGTCGTGTGTGTGCGATGGCAGTGTCTGCCTCAAATCTGTTGAAGGGTTCAATGGCGATGACTGTGGCTCAAGagcgctggtccttaggggcatgtGCACGAAGATTCCCCGACCTTCATCAACAAGGTTAATAAGTTGGCTGTGGTAGGGAAGCGGCGACAACAACGTGTCGACAGCTCATTGGCGGCGGTAGTGGTCATACGGCGGTCCACTGactttgatgtaatttttattatgtttgaggttcTTTTTTCTCCTAGTAAACTTTAATAACAAAttcatatcttttcacaaaaaaaatgtctaGGAAGCTATTACCAaaaaaggcttttgccccgctttatatataaagcaaaccgccCAAGCCAAACATCCCACATAGgtccacaacacacacacacacacacacacgcacaaggagTCCACAAGAACACAAAGTACAATCTGGattaatgctgagggcacagctcaacaagccctgaaAACAGAAAAATAATATACAAGGCACAGATGTGCAAGATCCCAAGGAGTGGTACACATCCAGCGTCTCAGGGAGGAGGCGTAAGCCTAGTCGGGCTCCGGGGGCGGGGGCGAGAGAGGAGGCACCACTCGGAAGGCCATCGCGCGGAGGTCGGCGAGGAGGGTGTTGATGGCGTCccggtcctgggggcggctaagcggtCACCAACGCTTCAAGTAACCACACAATTTGAAGATTGCGTCAGTCGCACATCGAAGAGGTGTTCTTTGGATGACAAGCTTGTTGCGGATAGTCCAGAGCGTCCAGGAAAGGACCCCAACACagagccacctaatgtggcggtgACGAGGGCGGAGTCTTGGATTTCCGCCAGCAGGTCCTAGAAGTTTGTGTTGCACCAACGACCACCGACCGTATCGTGGAAACAGGCCCACAGGAATTGGGCCGTAACACaagagaagaagatgtggttggcGTCCTCTACCGTGCCTCATAAGAGACACATCCCATTCCCCCGGGCGATTGCGCTTCAGGACCTCAACCCCAGACGGTAGGTGGACCCGGATCCACTACCACAAGAAGATCCGGATCTTCAACGGCAAGTGGATGTCCCAAATCAAGCTAAACGGCTCAGGAACCGGAGAGGGAGCAATGGCCGAATAAAGGGAGAGAACCGCCCCGAAGGCTCCAGACGCCACGACACGGAGTCAGGCGCGCCATCCAGTTCCAAAGGCTGGAGGGCGATGGCTCGGAGAAGGGCGTCCCAAGCGGCCACCTCGAGAGGGCCGAAGGGGCGTCGGAAGGCGAGccaccctaagtcaataagggaCGACTCAACGGAGACCCGAGGGTCGACCGCGAtggagaatagctccgggaaatgggcggccaggggggagtcccccAGCTACCGTCAAACTAGAACAGCGTCGCGGACCCAGAACCCACCTCAATGGAGGTACCGATTCGGACAACAGGAAGGAGCTGAATCACAACCTGCCAAAATTGGGATCCACCAGAGCACTAACAGAAGGCAAGAGGCTGTCCATGGAGGTATTTATTGCGGATGAGGGTTAGCCAAAGCCAGCGCATCAGGAGAGCGATGTTCATCCGCCTGGAGGACAGGATCCCAAGGCCCCCCTGGTATTTGGGTTTCCAAATGTCGGGCCAGCTAACCATATGATATTTCTTCTTATCCCCCTCGTGAGCCCAGAAGAACCGGGACTGGTATTTGGCGATCTCCTGATGAAGGGTCTCGTGgaggctatagaagctcatgaggaaccatAGGAGGCTGGACAGCGAGGAGTTGATGAGTATCGTCCTCGCAGCTTTCGAAAGCCACCTGCCCCGCCACGGTTCCACCCGGTGCTGCATCCTAGTGACCGCAGGGCGGAGGTCGGCCACGGTCAGTCTAGAGTCACTGATGGGGATCCCGAGGTAGGTGGTCGGGAAGGAACCCATCCGGCAGTTCAAACGGCCGACAATAGCCTGGGCCTCCTCAGGGGGTAGCCCAGAATCATCACTTCGCTCTCATCGAAGTTGATCGTGAGCCCCGACATTTGTTGAAAGCAGAGGAGGAACTTTAGGTTGGCAATGTCGGAGGTGGAGCCCTCAACCATAATGATGGTGTCATCTGCGTATTATATgagggagacccctccccctcccactAGATGAGGAACTACACCATGGATATGGCCGACAGATTTGGCCTTATCAAGGATGGAGGCAAGGGCATGGACCACCATGTTGAACAAAAACGGGGAGAACAGGTGACGCACCCCACACAGGGTTGGGAAGTAGGGTCCAATCTCGCTGTTGATGGTGATCACGGTCGGGCCGCAGGTGACCAGTTGCATGACCCTGGTCACCCAACGGTCTTCGAAGCCCTTGTGAAGCAAAACTTCCCCAAGGAAGGACCAAGGGACAATTTCGTAGGCTTTGTGGAAGTCGAGCTTCAGAAAAACTGCCCATTGGTGTTTGGAGCGAACCTAGTGAAGCACCTCATGGAACACCAGAACCCCAAGAAGCTATTGTTGGGAATGGAAGCAGACATATGCACATAAAAATGTCTGTGAAGGCACCTGCCTCTTTTCTCAAGCGCTTTGTTGGCGTTCTTTTATACGTGTCAAACACATCTATATTTTTACTTGTTTCATGTTGTATTTATATTCTTATTGCCTCACTTTGGCATTTTTTAAATTATATTGGACTAACCTGTTAATCCATTGCCCAATGCCACTTTATGTTTCTTGCATATTTTTGGAATCTGCATGAATAAAATTTTCCTGAGcccaagaaaaacaaataaaaatatgaCGCAAAGTTTCACGCCAAAAGAGCCACTGGGCATAAGCCCACCTAGAGGGGCCCACCTAGACTTCACGTGGCCCCAACATGTGTCGTAGTGTTGACGCATGACGTGCGGGCATGGGACTCCTGGACATTATCTCCATCGCTCGCATAGCCCTATCTCTATATATGCTAAACAATACGTGACATATTTCTATCCAAAGTTTTCCGCTCCCGCAACCACccgatgttgggaaacgtagcatgtaattttaaaaaaaattctacgctcacgcaagatctatctaggagatgcatagaaacgagagggggagagtgtgtccacgtattctcgtagaccgaaagcggaagcattaacttaacgcagttgatgtagtcgaacgtcttctcgaatcaactgatcaagtaccgaacgtacgacacctgtgagttctgcacacgttcagctcgctgacatccctcgaactcttgatccagtagaggtatggaggagatgagttccgtcagcacgacggtgtggtgacggtgatgatgatgtgatccgtgcagggcttcgcctaagcactacgacaatatgaccggaggagtaaacagttgaggaggcaccgcacacggctaagaaacaactgttgtgctttggggtgccccattGCCCCCGTAtagaaaggagggagagggtaaAGGGCCGGCCTAGGGCAcgcccaagtggggggagtccaactaggactcctagtcctagtcagccccccttcctttccaacggagggggaaagagggaagtggagggagagggcgagggagaaggaaaggggggccgcgcccctcccccttgtccaattcggactccacatgggggggggggcaccacctcCTGCGACCTTcctctcctctccactatggcccatgaggcccattacttccccgatgggttctggtaacccctcggtactccaaaaaatacccgacccactccggaaccattccggtgtctgaatttaaccttccaatatatcaatctttacctctcgaccattttgagactcctcatcatgtccgtaatctcatccgggactccgagctaccttcggtcaccaaaacacataactcatataatacatatcatcatcgaacgttaagcgtgcagaccctacgggttagagaactatgtagacatgaccgagacacctctccggtcaataaccaatagcgaaacctggatgctcatattgattcccacatattctacaaagatctttatcggtcgaaccgcaatgtcaacatacgttattccctttgtcatcggtatgttacttgcccgagattcgatcatcggtatcttcatacctagttcaatctcattaccagcaagtctcttttctcgttccgtagtgcatcatcccgaaagtaactcattaatcacattgcttgcaaggcttcatatgatgtgcattaccgggagggcccaaagatacctcttcgatacttagagtgacaaatcctaatcttgatctatgccaacccaacaaacaccttcggagatacctgtagagcatctttataatcatctagttacgttgtaatgtttgatagcacataaggcattcctctggt
This genomic window contains:
- the LOC123157052 gene encoding protein ALTERED PHOSPHATE STARVATION RESPONSE 1, whose amino-acid sequence is MGCGHSKPPRRDQDAPVALCRDRSALLAQAIRHRYALADAHRAYAASLRAAGAALHDFLLLQPQPPPPEPAALPLRLPERRKGDPLPAADAPNNKADDDAGHICFHSDDEDGPDGAHISFPSDDEADTDVPRLEPLPPAAPAPPPQVAPPYYSRYAPPLYSHVPGHAYGYGADIDGYGHNFFNISYARSQPPPSSVSYEHRTQATNATVHYYPGNGASGPPLPGSYYGGYQYRYPNDSGFHETAASSVDGTVPSPPQVSSWDFFNPFQSVETYYQEEPAAVAAHTPRRTTQEGSECEILELENAKVEEEVVKEEVRNNGNHDSEADRAGLAKDKGRSGAGEEPRRESKSSEASSMVHDVHVVEKSVVEEHSDAAAAVPGKSYNDDIEVAREIRSQFEHAANSAANVSKVLEVGKMPYHHKSSGLKVSSSMIICVRPSVGEEFLQFVEDKATEHGNLSSTLQKLYMWEEKLLEELKTEEKMRVLYDKKCEELKVLYERGAEAHKLEDSETYIRKLSTKISVAIQVVNTISKKINKLRDEELWPQTNELIQGLMQMWHAMSECHKIQCHALAQAKSIDSTVAATRFSEAHIDLIKNLELELLDLVASFAAWVNAQTSYIGTINDWLRKGIDYVPELTNDGTPPFSPGRLGAPPIFIICNNWATGIARIPETGVVDTMQALASQILHLWEKHRLEWRQGMMANREMDRELRVMERDQVSMRKALEAQNKKLVLVSNQGGVSLSAQAVRDGDPPSEAGLQSCMNKFFQAMESFAAACANAYKDLHLRCEERTRPAQETDRVS